CACCCTCGCGCCTCAGCAATTCGGCCTTGATCTCCGGCCCGTAAGCATAACCGCCGATCGAACCATCCGCCTGCACCACTCGGTGGCAGGGTATCAGGACCGCGATATTGTTCGCGCCATTGGCGCTGCCGACCGCGCGGCTTGCCTTCCGATTGCCGAGCATGGCTGCCTGTTCGCCGTAGCTGCGCGTCTCGCCGGCAGGGATTTCGCGCAAGGCCTGCCAGCAACGCTGCTGGAAGGCCGTGCCGCGCACGTCGAGCGGGATGTCCGCGCCGCTGCCGGGCCACTCGACCGCCTCTGCCACCCGCTCGAACAAGTTGCGAAACGCCTCGCTTCCTTCGCGCAGTTCGGCATTGGGAAAACGGGCGCGCAAATCCGCTTCGCCTTCATTGAAGCTGAGACAGCATACGCCGATCTCGGTCGCGGCAACCAGCATGGGGGCGATGCTGGTATCCACCACGCTCCAGTGAATGACGCGGCCCCTGCCGCCGTTCCGCCAGTCGCTAGCCGTCATGCCCATCCTGTCCTCCATCGCTGCATAGAAGCGGCTGGGGGCCTCGTAGCCCGCATCGTAGATTGCGTCGCTCACCCGCTCCGCCTTGCCCAGCGCATCCTTCGCCCGCTCTTCCTTCAACGCCCGGTCATAGGCGGCAGGCGACAGGCCCGTCGCCCGCTTGAACAGGCGCTGGAAGTGGCCGGGGGAATAGCCCGATGCCGCCGCCAGTTCCGCCAGCGACGTGCGTGAGCGGGATTGCCTGATCGTCTCGAGGGCCGCCAGCACGGCGGCCTCGTTACGGGCGACGTCGTCGGGCAGGCAGCGCTTGCAGGCGCGCAGGCCGGCTTTGCGCGCCTGCGCTCCACCGTCAAAGAAGCGCACATTCCTGCGCGCAGGATGGCGCGCGGCACAGGACGGGCGGCAATAGATACCCGTCGACAGCACGCCGGTGACGAACCGGCCGTCCATCGCTCGGTCGCGGCGCAGTACGGCGGCCCAGCGCGCATCGTCCGTTTCGGCCTGTTCATGCGTGTCCTGCGTCATGCCCCTTCCCTAGCGCAGCGAGACACGCGTGGCATCCCGAAGCTTGCGGTCAAAGCGCGCGGCGATAGAAGCGGGGGCATGAAAAGACTTTTCGCGCTGTTCGCGATCCTGTTGGCCGCGCCACTGGCCCCGGCGCTGGCAGAGCCTGCCGATATCGAAGCTGCGGCGCGCGGCGTGGTCCGTGTCGTCATCCTGGAAGGGACGGAGGGCTACCCCGATGACGCACCGCGCCCGATCAGCCACGGGACGGGCTTTGCGGTCAGTCCGACGCAGATCGTGACCAATGCCCATGTCGTGATGCAGGCGCAGGCCGATCCGGAGCTTCGCATCGGCATCGTGCCGGGCGACGGGGCGGAAAGCACCTATGCCAGGCTCGTCCATTTCAGCCCGCGCGCCGACCTCGCCCTGATCGAGATTACCGGCGACCTGCGCCTGCCGCCCCTGACGCTGGCCGGACAGCGCCCGGGCAGCGGCGAGGCGACGGCGGTGGGCTATCCCATGAATGTCGACCGCGCGCAGGGCCTCGACATCGGCGACATCATCCGCAGCCAGCCGCCGGTGAAAAGCCGGGGCTTCCTGTCGGGCGAGCGGCCCAGCCGCGAATTCGACACGCTGCTGCATACAGCGCCCATCGCGCGGGGCAATTCGGGCGGACCGCTGCTGGATGCGTGTGGCCGCGTGCTCGGCGTGAACAGTTTCGGGGCGGACAGCGAAGGTGCGGATGGAGAGTTTTATTTCGCCGTGTCCAACCGCGAGCTGCTTCCTTTCCTCTCGGCAGCGGACATCTCGCCGCGCGTCAATGCCAGCCCCTGCCGCAGTCTCGCCGATCTGGATGCGGAGGAACGCGAACGGGCCGCGCGCGAGCAGATGCTGGCGCAGGCGGAGCTGGAAGACAGGAGCGAGGCCCAGCGCGAACGCCTCGCCCGCGCGCAGCTTGAAGCGACGCAGGAAGTCCAGGCCGAACGCGAAGACCGTATGGCGCTGGCGCTGGTCCTTCTGCTGGCAGGCGTGGCCTGCGGTTTCGCAGCCTGGCAGCGCTGGTCTTCGGCTGCGCGCCGGGAAGGCATCCCGAGCCTCCAGACGGACACCGATATTGATGAGGGCACCTACGAAGCCGACCCGCCGCGCGACGGCATCGCCATCGCGCTCGCCGTCGCGGCCGCTGCCCTGCTGGTTGCGGCGCTCGCCCTCTGGTTCACGCGGCCCGGTCTCGACGCGGTGGATCGCCGCGTCGCCGCCGCCATGGCCGAGGGGCAGGACGGTGATAGCGGCGAGGCAGGTCCGGCAACGCCCGAGGGTGAAATCACGCTGAGCTGCCGCCTCCAGCCAGAGCGAAGCCGCATCACCGGCGCTCCTGCAGAAACGGTCGAATTCAGCTGGACCCCGGATGGCTGCGTCAACGGGCGAACGCAATACGGGCAGACCTCCGGCGAATGGAGCCGCGTCTTCGTCCCGAACGAGGAAGCGGTCGTCTCGGTCAACAGCTATGCCCCGGGCAGCCGGACCTACCGCGTCGACCGGTACCTGCTGACCCGGAACGACATGGCCGCCGCGCGCGAGGCACGCGGTGCCTACTCCACCCCGTCCTGCGAGGCCGAGGGGGCATCCTCGCGCCTTGGCGACCTGCAGGGCGCGGTCATCGCCAGCCTGCCGCAAAGGCCCAACGAACGGCTGGTCTACCAGTGCGAGATCGGCAGCCGATAAGCGGGCGGACTGGCGGGCTGCGAAGCGCTCAGGCCGCCAGTGGTTCCCCGCTCAGCGTGATCCGGTGCATCTCGCGCCGGTGGCCCTGGTAATCGTTCAGCGCGTTGTGCCACGTCGTGCGATTATCCCAGATCGCGACCGTGCCCGGCCGCCATTGGAGGCGGCACTGGTTGTCCCCGGTCAGCGCCGCATCCAGCAGCTTCTGCAGCAGGGGCAGGCTTTCCTCGCGCGTCCGGCCGACGAAATTGATGGTGAAGCTGCCATTGACGTAGAGCAGCTTGCGCCCCGTTTGCGGGTGGCGGACCACCACCGGGTGAACGGCTCCCGTCTTCAGGTCCTGTCCGCGCAAATTCTTGCCCATGTCGGTCTTCGCGTAGATCCCGTCCGCCTTGTAGACATGGTCGGCGGTATGGAACGCCTCCAGCTCCTCAATCTCGTCCTTCAGGTCCTGCGGCAGCGCGTCATAGGCCGCGCCCATATGCGCCCATTCGGTATCGCCGCCTTGCGGGGGAAGGTCGCGCGCCACCAGGATGGATCCCATGGCCGGCACCTGGTCGTAGGAATGGTCGGTATGCCACGCCCCGCCGATATTGGTCGACTCGTCGGCTTCCTTCTTCACGATGGCGATTTCCGGCTGTTCGCCATGGAGGGGGAAATAATTGTTCACGTCGATCCCGCCCCAGCGGCGGGCGAAGGCGATGTGATCGTCGGGCGAGAAATCCTGATCGCGAAACACCGCCACACCGTGTTCCCAGATTGCCTGCCTGATCGAATCGAGCGTGTCGCCCTCGGCCTGCGCCAGCGTCACGCCGGAAATCTCCACGCCGCATCGGGGCGCCATCGGGGTCAGCTTCATCGGTCCTCTCCTCCCGTATAATCCCGGCCCTGTGCCTACGCCTTTTCGCTCGGGCAGGGAAGATGTCCCCGCTCGCACCTTGCATCGCGGTGGGGGGGCTGCTAGGCGCGCGCCAGCTTCGCAAGGACACGTCACCCGTGCCCGGTGCGCAGGCGTTCGCAATGTTATTCCCGCTTTTCCGAGAGGACTTCGCCCAGTGGAGATTTCCGCCGGTATTCAGGCCAGCCTGCCAGGCCGTTATGCTTCCGCGCTGTTCGATCTGGCAGCCGAAGACGGAGTCGTGACCGCAGTCGAATCCGATCTCGACAAGCTGGACGCCGCTCTCGCCGAATCGGGCGAGCTGCGGGCCGTCACCAGCAATCCGCAGATCAGCCGCGCCCAGCAGGGCCAGGCGATCGAAGGCGTGGCCACCGTGCTGGGCCTGTCGGACCTCACGAAGAAGTTCCTCGCCGTGCTGGCGCAGAACCGCCGCCTGTCGGCCCTGCCCGGCATGATCCGCGCGTTCCGCATCATCGCGGCGGCACAGCGCGGCGAAGTCACCGCAGAGGTCACCAGCGCCCACGCGCTGACGGACGAGCAGCTCGAAACGCTGCGCCAGAAACTCACCGCCCGCGAAGGCCGCACGGTCAAGCTGTCGCACAGTGTCGACCCGGACCTGCTCGGCGGTCTCGTCGTTACACTGGGGTCGAAGCGCATCGACGGCTCGATCCGCACCCGCCTCAATTCTCTTGCACAAGCCATGAAGGCCTAAAGGACGAACCCATGGAAATCCGCGCCGCAGAAATCTCCAAGGTCATCAAGGACCAGATCGCCAATTTCGGCACCCAGGCCGAAGTCAGCGAAGTCGGTACCGTGCTCAGCGTGGGCGACGGCATCGCCCGCATCCACGGCCTCGACAAGGTCCAGGCCGGTGAAATGGTCGAATTCGCCAATGGCGTGCAGGGCATGGCCCTCAACCTCGAAGCCGACAATGTCGGCGTCGTGATCTTCGGCTCCGACGCCGAGATCAAGGAAGGCGACAGCGTCAAGCGGACCGAGACCATCGTGGACGTTCCCGTCGGCAAGGGCCTGCTGGGCCGCGTGGTCGATGCCCTCGGCAACCCGATCGACGGCAAGGGTCCGATCGAGAATGTCGAGCGTCGCCGCGTCGAGGTGAAGGCGCCGGGCATCATCCCGCGTAAATCGGTCGACGAGCCGGTGCAGTCGGGCCTGAAGGCCATCGACGCCCTCGTCCCGGTCGGCCGCGGCCAGCGCGAACTGATCATCGGCGACCGCCAGACCGGCAAGTCGGCCGTTGCCATCGACACCTTCATCAACCAGCGCGAAGCCCACCAGGGCGACGACGAGGGCGAGAAGCTGTACTGCATCTACGTCGCCGTGGGCCAGAAGCGTTCCACCGTCGCGCAGATCGTGAAGAGCCTGGAAGAAAACGGCGCGATGGAATACTCGATCGTCGTCGCCGCCACCGCGTCGGAGCCCGCTCCGCTGCAGTATCTCGCGCCCTATACCGGCTGCGC
This is a stretch of genomic DNA from Erythrobacteraceae bacterium WH01K. It encodes these proteins:
- a CDS encoding methylated-DNA--[protein]-cysteine S-methyltransferase; its protein translation is MTQDTHEQAETDDARWAAVLRRDRAMDGRFVTGVLSTGIYCRPSCAARHPARRNVRFFDGGAQARKAGLRACKRCLPDDVARNEAAVLAALETIRQSRSRTSLAELAAASGYSPGHFQRLFKRATGLSPAAYDRALKEERAKDALGKAERVSDAIYDAGYEAPSRFYAAMEDRMGMTASDWRNGGRGRVIHWSVVDTSIAPMLVAATEIGVCCLSFNEGEADLRARFPNAELREGSEAFRNLFERVAEAVEWPGSGADIPLDVRGTAFQQRCWQALREIPAGETRSYGEQAAMLGNRKASRAVGSANGANNIAVLIPCHRVVQADGSIGGYAYGPEIKAELLRREGAGAD
- a CDS encoding trypsin-like peptidase domain-containing protein, which codes for MKRLFALFAILLAAPLAPALAEPADIEAAARGVVRVVILEGTEGYPDDAPRPISHGTGFAVSPTQIVTNAHVVMQAQADPELRIGIVPGDGAESTYARLVHFSPRADLALIEITGDLRLPPLTLAGQRPGSGEATAVGYPMNVDRAQGLDIGDIIRSQPPVKSRGFLSGERPSREFDTLLHTAPIARGNSGGPLLDACGRVLGVNSFGADSEGADGEFYFAVSNRELLPFLSAADISPRVNASPCRSLADLDAEERERAAREQMLAQAELEDRSEAQRERLARAQLEATQEVQAEREDRMALALVLLLAGVACGFAAWQRWSSAARREGIPSLQTDTDIDEGTYEADPPRDGIAIALAVAAAALLVAALALWFTRPGLDAVDRRVAAAMAEGQDGDSGEAGPATPEGEITLSCRLQPERSRITGAPAETVEFSWTPDGCVNGRTQYGQTSGEWSRVFVPNEEAVVSVNSYAPGSRTYRVDRYLLTRNDMAAAREARGAYSTPSCEAEGASSRLGDLQGAVIASLPQRPNERLVYQCEIGSR
- a CDS encoding TauD/TfdA family dioxygenase, with product MKLTPMAPRCGVEISGVTLAQAEGDTLDSIRQAIWEHGVAVFRDQDFSPDDHIAFARRWGGIDVNNYFPLHGEQPEIAIVKKEADESTNIGGAWHTDHSYDQVPAMGSILVARDLPPQGGDTEWAHMGAAYDALPQDLKDEIEELEAFHTADHVYKADGIYAKTDMGKNLRGQDLKTGAVHPVVVRHPQTGRKLLYVNGSFTINFVGRTREESLPLLQKLLDAALTGDNQCRLQWRPGTVAIWDNRTTWHNALNDYQGHRREMHRITLSGEPLAA
- a CDS encoding F0F1 ATP synthase subunit delta, whose protein sequence is MEISAGIQASLPGRYASALFDLAAEDGVVTAVESDLDKLDAALAESGELRAVTSNPQISRAQQGQAIEGVATVLGLSDLTKKFLAVLAQNRRLSALPGMIRAFRIIAAAQRGEVTAEVTSAHALTDEQLETLRQKLTAREGRTVKLSHSVDPDLLGGLVVTLGSKRIDGSIRTRLNSLAQAMKA